atctttttttatgttgtgtCTTAGTCAGTCATTGTTGCCTAAGCTCTAATGTGactggtgaagaagaagagtcttgGATTTGCAATGGTTTAGAGATTAGTATCTTGTATTTGAATAGTTTAGAGATTAGTCTTGTctttagaatattttaaagGTTAGTCTTGTATTTAGAATAGTTTATAGATGAAGTAACAGTATtacttataattattttaagattAGTCTTGTATCTAGAATAAGCTTAGGATAGACTCATCTATTTAGAATAGTTTTGATATTAGAACAGTTGAGAGAATAGTCTCTTGCGATTTGTCGGTTGTTCTGTGATCACTGATCAGTTTTTGGGTGTTTATGATCACTCAGCTGGGCAAGAGAGATTTAGGACGCTAACAAGTTCGTATTACAGAGGAGCTCAGGGTATAATTATGGGTATGTCTCACTCTTAATAAACACAGTTATTTGTCATCCGTGATCCCTATAAGTGACTTGGAATTCTCCAATTGTGTAGTATATGATGTGACACGAAGAGACACGTTCACAAACCTATCAGACATATGGGCTAAGGAAATCGACCTCTATTCGACTAATCAGGATTGCATTAAGATGCTTGTCGGGAATAAAGTTGATAAGGTAAGATCATCTCGTCTCTCCGTCCTCATGTTGAGTGTCTATAATGTTGCATAGCAATTGATCTTTATGTAATTTCCAGGAGAGTGAAAGAGCTGTTTCTAAAAAAGAAGGCATAGACTTTGCTCGGGAGTACGGATGTTTGTTTCTGGAGTGTAGTGCAAAGACTCGAGTCAACGTTGAGCAATGTTTTGAAGAGCTTGTTCTTAAGGTAGTAAATTTTGCAGCTAGCTTCTAGATTTTTGTTCTGAGGATATATGAGTATGTCgtaatctttctttatttgcaGATATTGGAAACGCCGAGTCTTACTGCTGAAGGTTCGTCTGGCGGAAAGAAGAACATCTTCAAACAAAACCCCGCACAGACCACCAGTACCTCGTCGAGCTACTGCTGCTCGTCTTAGACATGGTTTTACAGTTTATGACAAATTACACTCTTGCTCAtcatcttgttcttgattgtctctttgttttcctAAACCGCAGCATCTTGGATGTAAATCTCAACCCTGATTTGAAAGTTGTGTTCACTAGTTTCGAATCTCGgatttttctctgttctttgaAAATCATTTATTTCTGAATTGTAGAACtcagattcataaacacaataaCTGTTGCAGAGTAGCTCAAAAAGCAAGAAcgtaagagaaaaaaaaaaaacacctaCTACTAAAGTTTTGGGTATATGTTTCTATCTCTTTGACTTCTCTTGCAACCACAATCATATGAGGCACATTTTCTTCTGGATTGAATCTTACACATCTCAAAGCAAGTTTACCGAAAGCTTCCATTTGCAATCTTAGATTATCGTCACTCGCGGTTGTTCAACAGTGATTGGTCTATCAGTCCGGTGAAGGAACCTCGCTCCAGCAACTTGCCAACATAGTCAGGCAATGGGACACAACCATCATCCAAGGTGCATTGTAACTTCCCAGTCAAGAGAATTAGCATGATGATACCAAGGCCATAGACGTCAATATTCCCAGTGACAAAACCTATTTTGCGATAATCGGCCTCGATATAGCTGGTTGATCCGCAAAGTATGTCAGTTACACCTTATTCTCCTTCTAGAATTGGTATGCTGAGGCTAAAACAAGACAATTTACCCATAAGGTTTCCATTAGCATAGGGTCTTCCCTTGCTTTTCATATACTCATAAGGTTTCCATTTTCAGCGTATTTGCAAACAAGAACCGGAAGAGGAAACTCTAGACAACCACCCAAGAGATTTAGAACGTTTTTGTGACTACTCATCAAAGATGAAACCGCGATATCACGAAATAAATTGTCAGGGTCGTAGATCTTGCCTTGACATACCTTTATCAGCACGCTTCTGTTTTCTATTATACATTTGTAACACATGAATCTGTCTACATCGATCATGTAAGTCCAGTCGAAGTTTT
This sequence is a window from Arabidopsis thaliana chromosome 1 sequence. Protein-coding genes within it:
- the RAB18 gene encoding RAB GTPASE HOMOLOG B18 (RAB GTPASE HOMOLOG B18 (RAB18); FUNCTIONS IN: GTP binding; INVOLVED IN: protein transport, small GTPase mediated signal transduction; LOCATED IN: plasma membrane; EXPRESSED IN: 25 plant structures; EXPRESSED DURING: 15 growth stages; CONTAINS InterPro DOMAIN/s: Ras GTPase (InterPro:IPR001806), Small GTP-binding protein (InterPro:IPR005225), Small GTPase (InterPro:IPR020851), Ras (InterPro:IPR013753), Ras small GTPase, Rab type (InterPro:IPR003579), Rab18 (InterPro:IPR015598); BEST Arabidopsis thaliana protein match is: RAB GTPase homolog C2A (TAIR:AT5G03530.1); Has 29517 Blast hits to 29477 proteins in 757 species: Archae - 13; Bacteria - 132; Metazoa - 15379; Fungi - 4258; Plants - 3535; Viruses - 20; Other Eukaryotes - 6180 (source: NCBI BLink).) — translated: MGSSSGQPEFDYLFKVLLIGDSGVGKSSLLLSFTSNTFDDLSPTIGVDFKVKYLTIGEKKLKLAIWDTAGQERFRTLTSSYYRGAQGIIMVYDVTRRDTFTNLSDIWAKEIDLYSTNQDCIKMLVGNKVDKESERAVSKKEGIDFAREYGCLFLECSAKTRVNVEQCFEELVLKILETPSLTAEGSSGGKKNIFKQNPAQTTSTSSSYCCSS